A window of Cyclopterus lumpus isolate fCycLum1 chromosome 14, fCycLum1.pri, whole genome shotgun sequence contains these coding sequences:
- the vps51 gene encoding vacuolar protein sorting-associated protein 51 homolog, whose translation MDGEADGLVAGSESEDSGRKRRVHGMLKMYYGMNEEGKAAEMAKSLDPCDINGPHFDHEVFLNKLRRECSLAELMDQETCMVKQIRSLDSDMQTLVYENYNKFISATDTIRKMKNDFKKMEDEMDGLSANMAAITEFSACISGTLQDQHAQITKLSGVHTLLRKLQFLFELPARLNKCLEMQAYAQAVRSHRRARCVLQQYSHLPSFKGIQDDCHAIMDKLAQELRQKFRDGGSSAKDLSECVELLLQLDEPAEELCDKFLSHARSRLESDLQGLEAEIRPYPSPSAVKDASAHRPVSAAAAGSPTDNAPKTSAIPSPTSNTDILEFIDRGCNEFVSSLCLVITSYQELFINHAQTGELASRNIPQMASGKLNAFVDDLAARYFSLVEQRIQEEKGVGDNSLLVRALDRFHRRLQAITKLLPGSAVPNQGTEIVMRAAKERVKQYLSALQSFYMDSLRDVRQALAAPRLSVAAASVAGGGALLGGPASGRDAPNSLPELLSSLSASILNQIKSVLASVHLFTAKDIAFSNKPYFKGEFCSQGVRESLVVSFIKFVCQSSRQFCDSAGEKGGSTPPALLLLLSRLCLDYETSTISYILTLTDEQFLVQHHSPVTPVTSLCAEAREAAQKLLNHYVKVQGLIISQMLRKSVETRDWVNTIEPRNVRAVMKRVVEDTTSIDVQVGLLYEEGVRKAHSSDSSKRTFSVYSSSRQQTRYATSYTPSAPMDTNLLSNIHKLFSERIDIFSSVEFNKVSVITGIIKISLKTFLECVRLRTFGRFGLQQIQVDCHYLQMYLWRFVSDENLVHFLLDEIVGSSAHRCLDPAPMEQSVIEVICERG comes from the exons ATGGACGGTGAGGCGGACGGCTTGGTGGCGGGGTCCGAGTCTGAGGACTCCGGCAGGAAGCGCAGGGTGCACGGCATGCTGAAGATGTACTACGGGATGAACGAGGAGGGAAAGGCCGCGGAGATGGCGAAGTCCTTGGACCCGTGCGACATCAACGGGCCGCATTTTGACCACGAGGTGTTCCTCAACAAG CTGAGGAGGGAGTGCTCCCTTGCGGAGTTGATGGACCAGGAGACCTGCATGGTGAAGCAGATCCGCTCTTTGGACAGTGACATGCAGACGCTGGTGTACGAAAACTACAACAAGTTCATATCTGCTACAG acacCATAAGAAAGATGAAGAACGATTtcaaaaagatggaggatgaAATGGATGGCTTGTCTGCCAACATGGCGGCAATCACAGAGTTCAGCGCTTGCATCAGTGGTACTCTGCAAGACCAGCACGCTCAGATTACAAAACTCTCAG GGGTTCACACTCTGTTAAGGAAGCTGCAGTTTCTGTTTGAACTGCCAGCCAGATTAAATAAGTGCCTGGAGATGCAGGCCTACGCTCAGGCGGTGAGATCGCACCGCCGCGCCCGCTGTGTGCTGCAGCAGTACAGCCACCTGCCCTCCTTCAAGGGAATTCAGGACGACTGTCACGCCATCATGGACAAGCTGGCACAGGAGCTTCGACAGAAGTTCAG GGACGGTGGCTCGAGCGCTAAAGATTTATCCGAGTgtgtggagctgctgctacagCTGGATGAGCCAGCCGAGGAGCTCTGCGATAAATTCCTGAGCCATGCGAGGTCCCGACTAGAGTCGGACCTCCAGGGTCTGGAAGCAGAGATAAGACCGTACCCGTCCCCCTCAGCCGTGAAGGATGCTTCTGCACACAGGCCGGTGTCTGCTGCAGCCGCTGGATCTCCGACTGATAACGCCCCTAAAACGAGCGCAATCCCTTCTCCCACCTCCAACACTGACATCCTGGAATTCATTGACCGGGGCTGCAATGAATTTGTCAGCAGCTTGTGCTTAGTAATCACATCCTATCAAGAACTGTTTATCAACCACGCTCAGACCGGCGAGCTGGCGTCCAGAAACATCCCCCAGATGGCGAGCGGCAAGTTGAACGCCTTCGTGGACGATCTGGCCGCTCGGTATTTCTCGCTCGTGGAGCAGAGGATTCAAGAGGAGAAAGGGGTGGGAGACAACTCTCTGCTGGTCCGCGCGCTCGACCGCTTCCACCGCCGGCTTCAGGCCATCACCAAACTGCTGCCGGGCTCCGCCGTGCCGAACCAGGGGACGGAGATTGTGATGCGGGCTGCGAAGGAGCGAGTCAAGCAGTACCTCTCGGCCCTGCAGAGCTTCTACATGGACAGCTTGAGAGACGTGCGGCAGGCCCTGGCGGCGCCGCGGCTCTCCGTGGCCGCAGCGTCAGTGGCCGGCGGCGGAGCTCTTCTAGGGGGACCGGCCTCCGGCAGAGACGCTCCGAACAGCCTGCCGGAGCTGCTCTCCTCCCTGTCGGCCTCCATTCTCAATCAGATTAAGTCTGTGTTGGCGTCGGTGCATCTCTTCACGGCGAAGGACATTGCGTTCTCTAACAAGCCGTACTTTAAG GGCGAGTTCTGCAGCCAGGGTGTCCGCGAGAGCCTGGTGGTGAGCTTCATAAAGTTTGTGTGCCAGTCTTCTCGGCAGTTTTGCGACAGTGCGGGAGAAAAGGGAGGTTCGACTCCTCCGGCCCTTCTGTTGCTGCTGTCTCGCCTCTGCTTGGACTACGAGACCTCTACTATCTCCTACATCCTCACTCTCACAGACGAGCAGTTCCTCGTGCAG CACCACAGTCCCGTAACACCCGTCACATCTTTATGTGCAGAAGCCAGGGAGGCAGCACAGAAACTGTTGAACCATTATGTAAAG GTTCAGGGCCTGATTATCTCCCAAATGTTAAGGAAAAGCGTTGAAACGCGAGACTGGGTGAACACCATCGAGCCTCGAAATGTCCGCGCCGTGATGAAGAGAGTCGTCGAGGACACCACCTCGATCGACGTGCAG GTCGGCCTTTTGTATGAAGAGGGCGTGAGGAAAGCGCACAGCAGTGACTCCAGCAAACGGACGTTCTCCGTCTACAGCAGCTCGAGGCAGCAAACCCGCTACGCCACCAGCTACACCCCGAG TGCTCCCATGGATACGAATCTGCTGAGCAACATACACAAGCTGTTTTCAGAGAGGATTGACATCTTCAGCTCCGTGGAGTTCAACAAG GTCTCCGTGATCACAGGAATTATCAAAATCAGTTTAAAGACTTTCCTGGAGTGTGTTCGCCTGCGCACTTTCGGTCGTTTCGGGCTGCAGCAGATCCAGGTGGACTGCCACTACCTGCAGATGTACCTGTGGAGGTTTGTCTCCGACGAGAACCTCGTGCACTTCCTGCTGGATGAGATAGTGGGGAGCTCCGCCCACCGCTGCCTGGATCCCGCCCCGATGGAGCAGAGTGTGATCGAAGTCATCTGTGAACGGGGTTAA